The stretch of DNA CTGGGTTTCCTGATGCCGGTGGTGGCCGAACATGCGATCCGCGCCAACGACTGGTTCTTCCTGCGCCAGATGACGCGCCGCCCGGAACAGGTGGCGATCTGGCGCGCGGCGCTGGAGCCGGAAGGGCGCCTGACGGCGGCCCTGAACTACTACCGCGCTAACCTCAAGCTGGGCCGGCCGCATCACTGGCGCCCGGTCGAGGTGCCGGTGATGGGCGTCTGGAGCGACCGCGACCCGGCGCTGGGCGAAAAGCAGATGCTAGACTCGCTCCACCACTGCCGCGCCGGTTTCCGCTATGAGCGTCTGAGCGGGGCAGGGCACTGGATGCAGCTGTCGGCGACCGAGCGCCTGAATGCACTGCTGCTCGACTTCTTGCGACCATCCTAGCGGCGTGCCGGCATGTACTCATTGTTGCGTCGCAACAATGAGCGCGGATCCGCTGTGAACCCGAGCTGGGCAAACGCTTCTCTTCTCCCGGCTGCTTAATGCCTGAAGGATGCGGCTGCCGTACAATGCAGCCTCTGCATTCCTCCCACGTTTTCCCCATGATTGATTTTGCTTGGCTCGGCGTCGCGGCTTTCACCGCCGGCCTGGTCGATGCCGTTGTCGGTGGCGGCGGCCTGATCCAGATTCCCGCGATTTTCTCTGTTCTGCCGAAAGAGGTTCCCGCGACCCTGTTGGGGACGAACAAGTTCGCCAGCATCTTCGGCACCAGTGCCGCAGCCGTGAATTACGCGCGACGCGTGCGGGTAGCCTGGAGCACCGCCGCACCGGCGGCACTGGCGGCTTTCGCACTGTCCTTTGCCGGCGCCTGGACGGTCACGCGGGTGCCGGCCGATTTTGTACGTACGCTGCTGCCGATCATCCTGGTAGCGGTGGCGGTGTACACCTTCAAGAAAAAGGACCTCGGATCGGTGCATGCGCCGGTGCACAGCGGTCTGGCTGAGCGTTACTGGGCGATCGGCATCGGCGCCGCGATCGGATTTTATGATGGTTTCTTCGGCCCGGGCACCGGCAGCTTCCTGATCTTCCTGTTCGTGCGCTTCTTCGGTTTCGATTTCCTGAGCGCCTCGGCGGCGGCGAAGATCGTCAACGTTGCCTGTAACTTCTCGGCCTTGCTCTGGTTCGGCTACAGCGGCCACTTGCTGTGGCAGCTCGGCTTGATGATGGCGGCATGCCAGGTGGCCGGTTCGCTGATCGGCACCAGGCTGGCACTGAAGCATGGCAGTGGTTTCGTACGCAAGCTGTTCCTGGTCGTGGTGTCGGGATTGATCCTCAAGACCGCCTACGATGCCTTCACCAAGATTGGTTGGTGATTGTTCCACGTGAAACAGCACAGCCGGGTTCGCCCGGCTTTTTTATTTTTGTTTCACGTGGAACGTTCTGATGAGCTCGATGTTAAATGTTCCACGTGGAACAAAATCTGTCGTTTTCAGCCCCCTAAAAGCTTCCGAAAGAAAAAAGAATCTATAATCGCGCATTAGACTCCTCGCCTTACTCTCCATCATGCTATTTCCAACTGAATTCGACGTCATCGTCGTCGGCGGCGGCCATGCCGGTACCGAGGCTGCGCTCGCGTCGGCACGCACCGGTCAGAAGACCCTGCTGCTGACCCATAATATCGAAACTCTCGGCGCCATGTCCTGCAATCCATCGATTGGTGGCATCGGCAAAGGCCACCTGGTCAAGGAAGTCGATGCGCTCGGCGGCGCCATGGCGATCGCCACCGACGAGTCGGGCATCCAGTTCCGTATCCTGAATTCGTCCAAGGGCCCGGCCGTACGTGCCACCCGCGCCCAGGCCGACCGCCTCCTGTACAAGCAGGCGATCCGCTCGCGTCTGGAAAACCAGCCGAACCTGTGGCTGTTCCAGCAGGCCGTGGAAGACCTGATGCTGGAAGGCGAGCGCGTGGTGGGCGCCGTCACCCAGGTCGGACTGCAGTTCCGCGCCCGCGCCGTGGTCCTCACCGCCGGCACCTTCCTGGACGGGAAGATCCACGTCGGCCTGCAGAATTATTCGGGCGGCCGCGCCGGCGATCCGCCCGCGGTCTCGCTGTCGAGCCGCCTGAAGGAACTCAAGCTGCCGCAAGGCCGCCTGAAGACCGGCACGCCGCCGCGCATCGACGGCCGCAGCATCGACTTCTCGGTGCTGTCCGAGCAGCCGGGCGACCTCGATCCGGTACCGGTGTTTTCAAGCATGGGCAACGCCGCCATGCACCCGCGCCAGGTGCCGTGCTGGGTTACCCACACCAATGAGAAAACCCACGACATCATCCGCGGCGGCCTGGACCGCAGCCCGATGTACACCGGCGTGATCGAAGGCGTGGGCCCGCGTTACTGCCCCTCGATCGAAGACAAGATCCACCGCTTCGCATCGAAAGCGTCGCACCAGATCTTCCTGGAGCCGGAAGGATTGACCACCAACGAGTTCTACCCGAACGGGATCTCGACCAGCCTGCCGTTCGACGTGCAGCTGGCACTGGTGCGTTCGATGCGCGGCATGGAGAACGCCTTCATCCTGCGCCCCGGCTACGCGATCGAGTACGACTACTACGATCCGCGCGGCCTGAAGGCCTCGCTGGAAACCAAGGCGATCAAGGGCCTGTTCTTCGCCGGCCAGATCAATGGCACCACCGGTTACGAAGAAGCGGCGGCGCAAGGCCTGCTGGCCGGCCTGAACGCCGCGCTGCAGACCCAGGGCAAGGACGCCTGGACCCCGGGCCGCTCGGAAGCCTATCTGGGCGTGCTGGTCGACGACCTCACCACCCAGGGCGTGGCCGAACCCTACCGCATGTTCACCAGCCGCGCCGAATACCGCCTGTCGCTGCGCGAAGACAATGCCGACATGCGCCTGACCGAGATCGGCCGCAAGCTCGGCATCGTCGGCGACGCCCAGTGGGCCGCCTTCGAGCACAAGCGCGAATCGGTGGCCCGCGAACTCGAGCGCCTGCGCTCGACCTGGGTCAATCCGCGCATCCTTGCCGCTGCCGAATCCGAGCGCGTGGTGGGGCAGGCGATCGAGCGCGAGTACAACCTGGCCGACCTGCTGCGCCGCCCGGGCGTTGCCTACGACACCCTGATGACGATGACGGGCGCCGAGGGCCAGCCCCTGGCCGGCCCCGGCGTGGAAGACCCGGCGGTGAAGGAGCAGATCGAGATCCAGCTGAAGTACGCTGGCTACATCGACCGCCAGGCGCGCGAGGTGGAGCGTCACGACCATTACGAGAACCTCAAGCTGCCCGACAACCTGAACTACCTGGAGATCCAGGCCCTGTCGTTCGAGGTGCGCCAGAAGCTCGACAAGCAGCGTCCGGAAACCCTGGGCCAGGCCTCGCGCATCTCGGGCGTCACCCCGGCCGCGATCTCGCTGCTGCTGGTGCACCTGAAAAAGCGCGGCGCCAAGGGCTTTACCAATGCGCCGCTGGAGCAGGCTGAATGAAATATTTTGATCGCGCCGCGCTGGCGCTGGTGCTGGCCGACGGCATCCAGGAGATGCATCTCGACGTAACCCAGGCACAGCAGGACAAGCTGCTCGACTACCTGGCGCTGATGAACAAGTGGAACAGCGTCTACAACCTGACGTCGTTGCGCGACCCGATGCAGATGGTGACCCATCATCTGCTCGACTCTCTCGCGGCGGTGCCGGCCTTTGCCGGAGCACGCAATGTGCTGGACGTCGGGGCAGGGGGCGGATTGCCGGGCGTGGTGCTGGCCATCTGTCGTCCCGACATGAAATTGTCGATGATCGATACGGTCCACAAGAAAACCGCCTTCCTCAAGCAGGTCAAAGCGGAGCTGGACCTGGCCAACGTCACCGTGCACACCATGAAAGTGCAGGAGCTGGAAGTGAGCGACAAATTCGACGTGATCACGTCCCGCGCTTTCGCCGACCTGAGCGACTTCCTGGAGTGGTCCGGGCACCTGCTGGCCGAGGGCGGCAAATTCATCGCCCTGAAAGGCACGGCGCCGGCGCAGGAGCAGGAGCGCATACCGGCGCAATGGAAAATAAGCGGTTTGCAGCCGCTGCAGGTTCCGAGGCTGGGCGCGGAGCGTCACCTCATATTCGTCGAGCGATCGGCATAAACAGAATAAACCGTATAAATAGTTTATATCGTTTATAAAATACGAACCGTTTAAATCGTTTTTACGATATGAACGGTATACCACCTTGGCTTCCACGGACAAGAATAGATGGCGAAGATTTTTTGCGTAGCGAACCAGAAGGGCGGGGTCGGCAAGACCACCACCAGCGTGAACCTGTCGGCAGGCCTGGCCAAGCTGGACCAGCGCGTGCTGCTGGTCGACCTCGACCCGCAGGGCAATGCCACCATGGGGGCGGGCATCAACAAGGCTTCGCTCGAAGGCTCGATCTACCAGGTGCTGCTGGGCGAGCTCGACGTGGCGGCGGCGCGCCAGCGCTCCGAGTCGGGGCGCTTCGACGTGCTGCCGGCCAACCGCGAGCTGGCGGGCGCCGAAGTCGAGATGGTGGCGCTCGAGAACCGCGAACGCCGCCTGAAGGAGGCGCTGGCCGCGGTGGACAAGGACTACGACTTCATCCTGGTCGACTGCCCGCCGGCGCTGTCGCTGCTCACGCTCAACGGCCTGTGCGCGGCGCACGGGGTGATCATCCCGATGCAGTGCGAGTACTACGCGCTCGAGGGCCTGTCCGACCTGGTCAACACCATCAAGAAGGTGCACGCCAACCTGAACACCGACCTGCGCATCATCGGCCTGTTGCGGGTGATGTTCGATCCGCGCATGACGCTGTCGCAGCAGGTGTCGAGCCAGCTCGAGCAGCACTTCGGCGACAAGGTATTCAAGACCATCATCCCGCGCAACGTGCGCCTGGCCGAGGCGCCTTCGTATGGCATGCCGGGCGTGGTGTTCGATCCGTCCTCGAAAGGCGCGCAGGCGTACATCGCCTTCGGCGCCGAGATGGTCGAGCGCATCAAGAGCATGTGATTAAGATATAAGCACCGAAAGCTGACACAGATATGGCAACCAAAAAACTCAAAGGCCTCGGACGCGGCCTCGACGCACTGCTCGGCGGCGACAGCCAGCCGGCCCCGGTGAAAGCGCCCTCGTCGCTGCCGATCACCCAGGTCCAGGCCGGCAAGTACCAGCCGCGTACCCGCATGGACGAAACCTCGCTCAGCGAGCTGGCCGCCTCGATCAAGACCCAGGGCATTATGCAGCCGGTGCTGGTACGTCCGCTGGGGGAGGGGGCCGCCGTCCCGTACGAGATCATCGCCGGCGAGCGCCGCTTCCGCGCCGCCCAGATGGCCGGCCTGGAAGAGATCCCGGTGCTGGTGCGCGAAGTGGACGACCAGTCGGCCGCGGCCATGGCCCTGATCGAGAACATCCAGCGCGAAGACCTGAACCCGCTCGAAGAAGCGCAGGGCATCCAGCGCCTGATCAACGACTTTCAGTTCACCCACGAGCAGGCGGCGGCAAGCGTCGGCCGTTCGCGCAGCGCCGTGTCGAACCTGCTGCGCCTGATCAACCTGGCTCAGCCGGTCCAGACCATGCTGATGGCCGGCGACATCGACATGGGCCATGCCCGCGCCCTGCTGGCGGTCGAGAGCGCCCACCAGATCACGCTGGCCAACCAGGTGATCGCCAAGCGCCTGTCGGTACGCGAGACCGAGAAGCTGGTGGCGCGCGCCCTCGAGGAGCAGTCGAGCCCGGCGACACCGGCGCGTGCCAAGGACAAGCCTGGCGACATCGTGCGCCTGGAAGAGGAACTGTCGGACAAGCTCGCCACCCCGGTGATGTTCAAGATGGGCGCGAAAGGCAAGGGGCAGTTGATCATCGACTTCGCCGACCTCGACATCCTGGACGGCGTGCTGGCGCGCCTGCGCGCCTGAAATTGTGTCTTGGCGCGGGGATGTGGAACTGACGTATGCATGCCACGTTCGCTCAACGCACAGACTGTTTGAACGCGTGGGCGGGGGACCCGCCCACCCTACGGGAGTCAGCAGGGACTCCTTCGTTAAGTGACTGAAAATATGGAGAAAACAGCATCCCCGATGTTGCTCCCGTCACATCTTTACGCCGGAGTTATAAGCGCGGAATCGTTTGACTCGCGTCCGTATAACCACTTATAATCCCGCTGATTCATGTAATTACCACATCGTAACTGTCCGAAGCGCGGCGAGAAACCAGAACAACAATGTTGCGCATCGTCTCCCTGCAATTGATTGCAACAGTAGTCGCAGGCGTGATCGCCGCTCTACTGGGGGGATGGTCTGCGATGTTTTCGGCAGTACTGGGCGGTTTGTGTTGTGTTGTGCCCAACGGGATCATGGCAGTACGGCTGTTCGCCAACGCCCATCGGGCCGGTGGCGCCAGTCCTGCAGCATTCTTCATCTGGGAATTTGTAAAGATTGCACTGACGGTCGCGCTTCTGTTCGCGGTCGCGAAGCTGTACCACGATCTGAACTGGTTCGCCCTGATAGGCGGCTTCATCGTGGCGCTGAAGAGTTACATCATCTTATTATTTAGGCACTGACAATGGCGACTCCAACCGCAGACGGCGTAGCACACGCGCCCACCCCATCAGAATACATCACCCACCACCTGGGCCACTTGTCGAACAAGCACCAGGATTTCGTGGTGGACTTCAGTGTCTTCAACTACGACACCATCTTCTGGTCGATCGCCATGGGCGTCGTCGGCTGCCTGGTGATGTGGATGGCGGCACGCAAGGCCACCTCGGGCGTGCCGGGCCGCTTCCAGGCCGCCGTCGAGATGCTGGTCGAGATGGTCGAAGACCAGTCGAAGTCGATCGTGCACGGCGACCGCAGCTTCATCGCGCCGCTGGCACTGACCGTGTTCGTCTGGGTCGCCCTGATGAACTCGCTGGACTTCCTGCCTGTGGATATGTTCGCCAAAGGCTTCGAACTGGTGGGCCTGGGCCACGTTTTCCCGTACCACCGCGTCGTTCCGACCGCCGACCTGAACGGCACCCTGGGCATCTCCCTCGGCGTGCTGGCGCTGATGCTGTACTACAGCGTCAAGATCAAGGGCCTGGGCGGCTGGATCCACGAACTGTTCGCAGCACCGTTCGGCATCTGGATGGCGCCGTTCAACCTGCTCCTGAACATCATCGAATACGCAGCAAAAACCGTGTCGCTCGGTATGCGACTGTTCGGCAACATGTACGCCGGTGAGCTGCTGTTCCTCTTGATTGCTCTGCTCGGCTCCATGGCCACCGCATTTGGTGTGGTTGGTCACATCATCGCGGGTTCGATCTGGGCGATCTTCCACATCCTGATCGTGTTCCTGCAGGCATTCATCTTCATGATGCTGACGCTGGTGTATATCGGTCAGGCCCATGAAGGCCACTGATCGGCGCCGCAAGCATCGAACAGATAGTGGTTGTAAAGAAGTTGTAGTTTTTAATCTAGTTTTTAAATTAACTTTTGGAGTTACACATGACTGACCTTTCTTTTGTTGCACTGGCTTGCGGTTTGATCATCGGCCTCGGCGCTATCGGTGCTTGCATCGGTATCGCAATCATGGGCGGTAAATACCTGGAAGCTTCTGCACGTCAGCCAGAACTGATGAACACCCTGCAGACCAAGATGTTCCTGCTGGCTGGTCTGATCGACGCGGCATTCCTGATCGGCGTCGGTATCGCCATGCTGTTCGTCTTCGCACGTCCGTTCAGCTAATCAAGCACGACTTGATCTGAAGAGCCGAACCGTCCCTGGTTCGGCATCCGTTTTTGTGAGAAGGAATTTACCGTGAACTTGAACGCAACTTTGTTTGTCCAGTTCGTGGTCTTCTTCATCCTGGCGGGCTTCACGATGAAATTCGTGTGGCCGCCACTGATGAAAGCGCTCGACGAGCGCGCCGAGAGGATCGCGAATGGCCTGGCCGCCGCCGACCGTGGCAAGGCCGACCTGGCCGCTGCCGAAAAGCGTGTGCAGGCAGAAATGGCCGGCGCCCGTGACGAAGTCCAGAAGCGCATCGCCGACGCTGAAAAGCGTGCCGCCCAGATCATCGACGCCGCCAAGGCAACCGCTGCCGAAGAAGCCGCCCGTATCGTCGCTGCCGCCCAGGCCGACGCCGAGCAGCAAGTGACCCGTGCCCGCGAAGAACTGCGTGGCCAGGTGGCCGCACTGGCAGTGCAAGGCGCCGAGCAGATCCTGAAGCGTGAAGTGAACCCAGCGGTCCACGCCGACCTGCTGTCGAAACTGTCGACCGAGCTCTGATCATGGCTGAACTCGCAACCGTCGCCCGCCCTTACGCCGAAGCGCTGTTCCGTGTCGCCCAGTCCGGCGACATGGCCGCCTGGTCGGCCGTTACTTCCGAGCTGGGCCAGATCGGCGCCAACCCGGACGTACAGGCTTTCGCCGCCAACCCGAAGGTCACCGCCGCTCAGCTGGCCGACACGATTGCGTCTATGGTCAAGTCGCCGCTGAACGCTGAAGCGAAGAACTTTATCGCGATGCTGGCCGAAAACGGCCGCGTCACCTTGCTGCCCGAAATCGCCGCCCAGTTCGCGGCACTGAAGAACGCCAACGAAGGCGCCGCCGATGCGGACATCGTCAGCGCCTTCGAGATCTCGGGTGACCAGCTGGCCCAGCTGGTCGCAACGCTGGAAAAGAAATTTGGCCGCAAGCTGAACCCGTCGGTGACCGTGGATCCTTCGCTGATCGGTGGTGTGCGCGTGGTCGTCGGCGACGAAGTGCTCGATACCTCGGTACGCGCCAAGCTGCAACAGATGCATGTTGCGCTGGTGTCGTAATCGATCGATATCTAGCAGCACGCGCCGGCCCTAGCGCCCTTGCCCTACGCATCAAAAACATTTGGAGTTAGCACTCATGCAACTTAATTCTTCTGAAATCAGCGAACTGATCAAGAGCCGCATCCAGGGTCTGGAAGGTTCGGCTGAAGTTCGCAATCAAGGCACGGTGATCTCCGTCGCCGACGGTATCTGCCGCATCCATGGTCTGTCGGACGTGATGCAGGGCGAGATGCTGGAATTCCCTGGCAACACCTTCGGCCTGGCGATGAACCTCGAGCGCGACTCCGTCGGCGCCGTCATCCTGGGCGCCTACGAGCACATCTCGGAAGGCGACACCGTCAAGACCACCGGCCGCATCCTGGAAGTGCCGATCGGTCCGGAACTGCGTGGCCGCGTGGTCAACGCACTGGGCCAGCCGATCGACGGCAAGGGTCCGATCAATACCGCCCTGACCGCACCGATCGAAAAGATCGCTCCGGGCGTCATCGCCCGTGAATCCGTCTCGCAGCCGATGCAGACCGGCATCAAGTCGATCGACGCGATGGTGCCGATCGGCCGTGGCCAGCGTGAGCTGATCATTGGCGACCGCCAGACCGGTAAATCGGCTGTCGCAGTCGACGCGATCATCAACCAGAAGGGCCAGGGCGTCACCTGCGTGTACGTCGCAATCGGCCAGAAGGCATCGACCATCAAGAACATCGTCCGCTCGCTGGAACAGCACGGCGCGATGGAGTACACCATCGTTGTCGCCGCCTCCGCTTCGGAATCGGCTGCGATGCAGTACATTTCGGCCTACTCGGGCTGCGCCATGGGCGAATACTTCCGCGACCGCGGCGAAGACGCGCTGATCGTGTACGACGACCTGTCGAAGCAGGCTGTGGCTTACCGCCAGATCTCGCTGCTGCTGCGCCGTCCGCCGGGCCGTGAAGCCTACCCGGGCGACGTGTTCTACCTGCACAGCCGTCTGCTCGAGCGCGCAGCACGCGTGAACGCCGACTACGTCGAGAAGTTCACCAACGGCGCCGTCACCGGCAAGACCGGTTCGCTGACCGCACTGCCGATCATCGAAACCCAGGCAGGCGACGTCTCGGCATTCGTGCCGACCAACGTGATTTCGATTACCGACGGCCAGATCTTCCTGGAGACCTCGCTGTTCAACGCCGGTATCCGTCCTGCGATCAACGCAGGTATCTCGGTTTCCCGCGTCGGTGGCGCAGCCCAGACCAAGGTCATCAAGGGCCTGTCGGGCGGTATCCGTACCGACCTGGCGCAGTACCGTGAACTGGCTGCGTTCGCGCAGTTCGCATCGGACCTGGACGAGTCGACCCGCAAGCAGCTGGACCGCGGCGCACGCGTGACCGAACTGCTGAAGCAGCCGCAGTTCTCGCCGCTGTCGACCTCGCTGATGGCCGCATCGCTGTTCGCCGTCAACAAAGGCTACCTGGACGACATCGAAGTCAAGAAAGTGCTCCCGTTCGAGCACGGTCTGCACAACTTCCTGAAGTCGAGCCACGCTGCCCTGCTGTCGAAGATCGACGAAACCAAGCAACTGGACAAGGACGGCGAAGCTGCGCTGGCCGCCGCCATTGCTGATTTCAAGAAATCCGGCGCATATTAATCGTCAAGCCGGCGTCGTGTGAGCACGGCGCCGGTGCGCGGAAGGAGTAAGGACTCATGGCAGTAGGCAAAGAGATTCGTGGCAAGATCAAGAGCGTAGAGAATACGAAGAAGATCACCAAGGCGATGGAAATGGTCGCCGCATCGAAAATGCGCAAGGCGCAGGATCGCATGCGCGCCGCCCGTCCCTACAGTGACAAGGTTCGTACCATCACCGCCAATCTGGCCGGCGCAAACCCGGAGTACACGCACCCGTTCATGGCGCAAGCCAAGCACGTGCAGGCGAAGGCCGTGGGTTTCATCGTCGTCACGACCGACAAGGGTCTGTGCGGCGGCATGAACACCAACGTGCTGCGCCAGGTGACCCAGAAAGCGCGCGAGATGGAGCAGGCAGGTAACACCGTCGAGGCGGTTGCCATCGGCAACAAGGGCCTGGGCTTCCTGAACCGCATGGGCATGAAAGTTGTTTCGCAAGCGACCCAGCTCGGCGATACGCCGCACCTGGACAAGCTGATCGGCCCGGTCAAAGTGATGCTGGACGCGTACCAGGAAGGCAAGCTCGACGCTGTCTACCTGTGCTACACCAAGTTCATCAACACGATGAAACAGGAACCGATGGTCGAGCAGCTGCTGCCGCTGCCGGCGAAGCACCTGGAAAAGGACGCCGGCGGGATCAGCTGGGACTACATCTACGAACCGGAAGCGCAAGTCGTCATCGACGAGCTGCTGGTGCGTTACGTGGAAGCGCTGGTGTACCAGGCCGTGGCGGAAAACCTGGCGTCCGAGCAATCGGCACGCATGGTCGCGATGAAGGCCGCGAGCGATAACGCCGGCAGTGTCATCAACGACCTGAAGCTGGTCTATAACAAGACCCGTCAGGCTGCGATTACCAAAGAACTCTCCGAGATCGTGTCCGGCGCAGCAGCCGTTTAAACGATCAAGTAAAAGAATTTAACTATATCTGAAGGAACGAAAATGGCTGATGGCAAAATCGTTCAGTGTATCGGCGCAGTGGTCGACGTGGAATTCCCGCGTAACGCCATGCCGAAAGTGTACGACGCACTGAAAATGGAAGGTTCGGAACTGACCCTGGAAGTCCAGCAGCAGCTGGGCGACGGCGTGGTCCGTACCATTGCACTGGGCAGCTCGGAAGGCCTGCGTCGCGGCATGATCATCCAGAACACCGGCAACCCGATCATGGTCCCGGTCGGCACCCCGACCCTGGGCCGCATCATGGACGTGCTGGGCAACCCGATCGACGAATGCGGTCCGGTCAGCCACGAGCGCATGGCATCGATCCACCGCGATGCGCCGGCCTACGACGAACTGTCGCCGTCGACCGACCTGCTGGAAACCGGCATCAAGGTGATTGACCTGGTCTGCCCGTTCGCCAAAGGCGGTAAAGTCGGCCTGTTCGGCGGCGCCGGCGTCGGCAAGACCGTCAACATGATGGAACTGATCAACAACATCGCAAAAGCGCACTCGGGTCTGTCCGTGTTCGCCGGCGTGGGTGAGCGTACCCGTGAAGGTAACGACTTCTACCACGAGATGGCGGACGCCAAGGTCGTCGACCTGGAAAACCCGACCAACTCGAAAGTGGCGATGGTCTACGGTCAGATGAACGAACCGCCGGGCAACCGTCTGCGCGTCGCGCTGACCGGCCTGACCATGGCGGAAGCCTTCCGTGACGAAGGCAAGGACGTTCTGTTCTTCGTCGACAACATCTACCGTTACACCCTGGCCGGTACCGAAGTGTCGGCACTGCTGGGCCGTATGCCGTCGGCGGTGGGTTACCAGCCGACCCTGGCCGAAGAAATGGGCCGCCTGCAAGAGCGTATTACCTCGACCAAGACCGGCTCGATCACCTCGATCCAGGCCGTGTACGTCCCTGCGGATGACTTGACCGACCCGTCGCCGGCAACCACCTTCGCCCACCTGGACTCGACCGTCGTTCTGTCGCGTGACATCGCTTCGCTGGGTATCTACCCGGCAGTCGATCCGCTGGACTCGACCTCGCGCCAGCTGGACCCGCTGGTCGTCGGTGAAGAGCACTACGCCACCGCGCGCGCCGTGCAGGGCACCCTGCAGCGCTACAAGGAACTGCGTGACATCATCGCGATTCTGGGCATGGACGAACTGGCGCCGGAAGACAAGCTGGTCGTCGCTCGTGCACGTAAGATGCAGCGTTTCCTGTCGCAGCCTTTCCACGTCGCTGAAGTGTTCACCGGCTCGCCGGGCAAGTACGTTTCGCTGAAAGACACGATCAAGGGCTTCAAGATGATCGCATCGGGCGAACTGGACCACCTGCCGGAGCAGGCCTTCTACATGGTCGGCACCATCGAGGAAGCCATCGAGAAAGCCAAGAAACTGGCTGCCTAAGCCAATTTCTTCACCTGAAGGACAGACATGGCAAACACGATTCAAGTGGACGTGGTCTCGGCCGAAGAGCAGATCTTCTCCGGCCAGGCCGAATTCGTCGCGCTGCCGGGTGAAGCGGGTGAGCTGGGTATCTACCCGAAGCACACCCCGCTGATCACGCGCATCAGGCCAGGTGCTGTACGAATCCAGGTAGCCGGCGGCGGCGAAGAGTTCGTCTTCGTCGCAGGCGGTATCCTCGAAGTGCAGCCGAACGGCGTGACCGTGCTGGCCGACACCGCGATCCGCGGTGGCGACCTGGACGAAGCGAAGGCACTGGAAGCAAAGAAGCAGGCCGAAGAGCTGATGCTGAACAAGGAATCGAAGATCGACTACGCGAAAGCCCAGGCCGAAATGGCCGCGGCGATCGCGCAGCTGGCGGCGATCCAGAAGCTGCGTTCGAAAGGACGCTAAGCATCCGCTCCAGCGGAACAAAAAAGGCAGCCTCAGGGCTGCCTTTTTTATTGCAAGAGGCGTCTGACGGGCAGCTTGACCATCCACCTGCGCCGCCCCGCCAATGCCAGCAAGGCCAATCCGGACGTCAGCATGCCCATGCCGGCCGGCTCGGGTACCACGCTGACGACTTGCAAGCGCGCGGTCTCGCTCATGCCGCCCATGGTCCAGTAACTTGGATTGTCGGGGTCGACCGGCAACGCCGACAAGCCCACGATGCCGCGGAATGCCGACGTTCCGCCAGCCTCTTGCGGGGCCAGCGGATCCGCGACCAGGCTATTGTCCGGCCCCATCAGCAAAGTATCGATCGCGATGTAATAGTTCCCGGCGGTGACCGGCAGCTCTTCAGTCAGGTAGGCGATATTGTGTTGAAACGAGGAGCTGCTCGCCCGGATCTCGGCGACGCCGTCGCGAGCAGTGAAGCTGACGGTCTTGCCATCGATCGTGAACGTATAGGAAATGTCTGCTGAAAAATCTTCGCACCGGACCTCGTCGCACGACACGCCGCGGGCATCCGAATCGATGATGCTGTTGACCGTCAGCGCGTACGGCAGGAGCCCACCCGGGTGCTGATAGTAGTCACCGAACCCGAGTTGTCCGAGAATAAAGGGGTTGGGATCCATTTGTCCGGTCATGTGGGTCGTCACACGAACCGGTTCGGCCGCCGAC from Massilia varians encodes:
- the atpA gene encoding F0F1 ATP synthase subunit alpha, yielding MQLNSSEISELIKSRIQGLEGSAEVRNQGTVISVADGICRIHGLSDVMQGEMLEFPGNTFGLAMNLERDSVGAVILGAYEHISEGDTVKTTGRILEVPIGPELRGRVVNALGQPIDGKGPINTALTAPIEKIAPGVIARESVSQPMQTGIKSIDAMVPIGRGQRELIIGDRQTGKSAVAVDAIINQKGQGVTCVYVAIGQKASTIKNIVRSLEQHGAMEYTIVVAASASESAAMQYISAYSGCAMGEYFRDRGEDALIVYDDLSKQAVAYRQISLLLRRPPGREAYPGDVFYLHSRLLERAARVNADYVEKFTNGAVTGKTGSLTALPIIETQAGDVSAFVPTNVISITDGQIFLETSLFNAGIRPAINAGISVSRVGGAAQTKVIKGLSGGIRTDLAQYRELAAFAQFASDLDESTRKQLDRGARVTELLKQPQFSPLSTSLMAASLFAVNKGYLDDIEVKKVLPFEHGLHNFLKSSHAALLSKIDETKQLDKDGEAALAAAIADFKKSGAY
- a CDS encoding F0F1 ATP synthase subunit delta; this encodes MAELATVARPYAEALFRVAQSGDMAAWSAVTSELGQIGANPDVQAFAANPKVTAAQLADTIASMVKSPLNAEAKNFIAMLAENGRVTLLPEIAAQFAALKNANEGAADADIVSAFEISGDQLAQLVATLEKKFGRKLNPSVTVDPSLIGGVRVVVGDEVLDTSVRAKLQQMHVALVS
- the atpE gene encoding F0F1 ATP synthase subunit C, which codes for MTDLSFVALACGLIIGLGAIGACIGIAIMGGKYLEASARQPELMNTLQTKMFLLAGLIDAAFLIGVGIAMLFVFARPFS
- the atpB gene encoding F0F1 ATP synthase subunit A encodes the protein MATPTADGVAHAPTPSEYITHHLGHLSNKHQDFVVDFSVFNYDTIFWSIAMGVVGCLVMWMAARKATSGVPGRFQAAVEMLVEMVEDQSKSIVHGDRSFIAPLALTVFVWVALMNSLDFLPVDMFAKGFELVGLGHVFPYHRVVPTADLNGTLGISLGVLALMLYYSVKIKGLGGWIHELFAAPFGIWMAPFNLLLNIIEYAAKTVSLGMRLFGNMYAGELLFLLIALLGSMATAFGVVGHIIAGSIWAIFHILIVFLQAFIFMMLTLVYIGQAHEGH
- a CDS encoding F0F1 ATP synthase subunit B, with the protein product MNLNATLFVQFVVFFILAGFTMKFVWPPLMKALDERAERIANGLAAADRGKADLAAAEKRVQAEMAGARDEVQKRIADAEKRAAQIIDAAKATAAEEAARIVAAAQADAEQQVTRAREELRGQVAALAVQGAEQILKREVNPAVHADLLSKLSTEL
- the atpG gene encoding F0F1 ATP synthase subunit gamma; translation: MAVGKEIRGKIKSVENTKKITKAMEMVAASKMRKAQDRMRAARPYSDKVRTITANLAGANPEYTHPFMAQAKHVQAKAVGFIVVTTDKGLCGGMNTNVLRQVTQKAREMEQAGNTVEAVAIGNKGLGFLNRMGMKVVSQATQLGDTPHLDKLIGPVKVMLDAYQEGKLDAVYLCYTKFINTMKQEPMVEQLLPLPAKHLEKDAGGISWDYIYEPEAQVVIDELLVRYVEALVYQAVAENLASEQSARMVAMKAASDNAGSVINDLKLVYNKTRQAAITKELSEIVSGAAAV